In Passer domesticus isolate bPasDom1 chromosome 7, bPasDom1.hap1, whole genome shotgun sequence, one genomic interval encodes:
- the LOC135304332 gene encoding adrenodoxin-like isoform X1 — protein sequence MLLPIPGAWGPVRGVSPASTAGGWQPGGEGDREAQESFGPFPQQELLQTPCQPFLSLLQRQFRKRSSEDQVTVHFINRDGERLTTTAKEGQSLLEVVVNHNLAIDGFGACEGTLACSTCHLIFDKDTFQKLDAISDEELDMLDLAYGLTDTSRLGCQVCVKKSMDGVTVRVPMDVSDMRKQLEVGKQSKQ from the exons ATGCTgcttcccatccctggagcttggggacCTGTCAGAGGTGTTAGCCCTGCCTCCACAGCTGGTGGCTGGCAACCAGGTGGTGAAGGTGACAGAGAGGCACAAGAGTCCTTTGGCCCATTTCCCCAGCAGGAACTACTGCAGACTCCCTGCCAgcctttcctctctctgcttcAGAGACAGTTCAGGAAGAGAAg CTCTGAGGATCAGGTGACAGTGCATTTTATAAATCGAGATGGAGAGCGGCTAACGACCACAGCCAAAGAAGGGCAGAGTTTGCTGGAAGTGGTAGTCAATCACAACTTGGCCATCGATGGATTTG GTGCCTGTGAAGGGACATTAGCCTGCTCTACCTGTCACCTCATCTTTGACAAGGACACCTTCCAAAAGCTTGATGCCATCTCAGATGAAGAGCTAGACATGCTGGACTTGGCATATGGACTCACTGACAC ATCGCGCCTTGGCTGCCAGGTGTGCGTTAAGAAGTCGATGGATGGTGTGACAGTGAGGGTCCCCATGGATGTGTCGGACatgaggaagcagctggaggttggaaagcaaagcaaacagtGA
- the LOC135304332 gene encoding adrenodoxin-like isoform X3 translates to MWSNGGFCNPHQAWLGFSFYSSEDQVTVHFINRDGERLTTTAKEGQSLLEVVVNHNLAIDGFGACEGTLACSTCHLIFDKDTFQKLDAISDEELDMLDLAYGLTDTSRLGCQVCVKKSMDGVTVRVPMDVSDMRKQLEVGKQSKQ, encoded by the exons ATGTGGAGCAATGGAGGCTTCTGCAATCCCCACCAGGCATGGCTTGGATTCAGTTTCTACAG CTCTGAGGATCAGGTGACAGTGCATTTTATAAATCGAGATGGAGAGCGGCTAACGACCACAGCCAAAGAAGGGCAGAGTTTGCTGGAAGTGGTAGTCAATCACAACTTGGCCATCGATGGATTTG GTGCCTGTGAAGGGACATTAGCCTGCTCTACCTGTCACCTCATCTTTGACAAGGACACCTTCCAAAAGCTTGATGCCATCTCAGATGAAGAGCTAGACATGCTGGACTTGGCATATGGACTCACTGACAC ATCGCGCCTTGGCTGCCAGGTGTGCGTTAAGAAGTCGATGGATGGTGTGACAGTGAGGGTCCCCATGGATGTGTCGGACatgaggaagcagctggaggttggaaagcaaagcaaacagtGA
- the LOC135304332 gene encoding adrenodoxin, mitochondrial-like isoform X4, with amino-acid sequence MNLSPLELSESSEDQVTVHFINRDGERLTTTAKEGQSLLEVVVNHNLAIDGFGACEGTLACSTCHLIFDKDTFQKLDAISDEELDMLDLAYGLTDTSRLGCQVCVKKSMDGVTVRVPMDVSDMRKQLEVGKQSKQ; translated from the exons ATGAATTTGTCTCCACTGGAGCTGTCTGAGAG CTCTGAGGATCAGGTGACAGTGCATTTTATAAATCGAGATGGAGAGCGGCTAACGACCACAGCCAAAGAAGGGCAGAGTTTGCTGGAAGTGGTAGTCAATCACAACTTGGCCATCGATGGATTTG GTGCCTGTGAAGGGACATTAGCCTGCTCTACCTGTCACCTCATCTTTGACAAGGACACCTTCCAAAAGCTTGATGCCATCTCAGATGAAGAGCTAGACATGCTGGACTTGGCATATGGACTCACTGACAC ATCGCGCCTTGGCTGCCAGGTGTGCGTTAAGAAGTCGATGGATGGTGTGACAGTGAGGGTCCCCATGGATGTGTCGGACatgaggaagcagctggaggttggaaagcaaagcaaacagtGA
- the LOC135304332 gene encoding adrenodoxin-like isoform X2: MAQGLLGLMRSRLSTSRTHLVLLCGVTGQHSPASWWAERGFSSTLQDVPGEPSSEDQVTVHFINRDGERLTTTAKEGQSLLEVVVNHNLAIDGFGACEGTLACSTCHLIFDKDTFQKLDAISDEELDMLDLAYGLTDTSRLGCQVCVKKSMDGVTVRVPMDVSDMRKQLEVGKQSKQ, encoded by the exons atggcTCAGGGCCTCTTGGGGCTCATGCGGAGCCGACTGAGCACCAGCAGAACCCACCTCGTGCTCCTCTGTGGTGTGactgggcagcacagcccagccagctGGTGGGCAGAGAGAGGCTTCAGCTCCACACTCCAGGACgtccctggggagcccag CTCTGAGGATCAGGTGACAGTGCATTTTATAAATCGAGATGGAGAGCGGCTAACGACCACAGCCAAAGAAGGGCAGAGTTTGCTGGAAGTGGTAGTCAATCACAACTTGGCCATCGATGGATTTG GTGCCTGTGAAGGGACATTAGCCTGCTCTACCTGTCACCTCATCTTTGACAAGGACACCTTCCAAAAGCTTGATGCCATCTCAGATGAAGAGCTAGACATGCTGGACTTGGCATATGGACTCACTGACAC ATCGCGCCTTGGCTGCCAGGTGTGCGTTAAGAAGTCGATGGATGGTGTGACAGTGAGGGTCCCCATGGATGTGTCGGACatgaggaagcagctggaggttggaaagcaaagcaaacagtGA
- the MSN gene encoding moesin, with protein sequence MPKTISVRVTTMDAELEFAIQPNTTGKQLFDQVVKTIGLREVWFFGLQYQDTKGFSTWLKLNKKVTAQDVRKESPLLFKFRAKFYPEDVAEELIQDITQRLFFLQVKEAILNDDIYCPPETAVLLASYAVQSKYGDFNKDVHKSGYLASDKLLPQRVLEQHKLNKDQWEERIQVWHEEHRGMIREDAVLEYLKIAQDLEMYGVNYFSIKNKKGSELWLGVDALGLNIYEQNDRLTPKIGFPWSEIRNISFNDKKFVIKPIDKKAPDFVFYAPRLRINKRILALCMGNHELYMRRRKPDTIEVQQMKAQAREEKHQKQMERALLENEKKKRELAEKEKEKIEREKEELMERLKQIEEQTKKAQQELEEQTRRALELEQERKRAQEEAEKLAKERREAEEAKEALLRASHDQQKTQEQLAAEMAELTARITQLELARQKKESEAQEWQYKAQRVQEDLEKTKEELKTAMSTPHVTEPMHAENEHDDEQDENAAEASAELRSEATIKDRSEEERTTEAEKNERVQKHLKALSSELANARDETKKTANDMIHAENMRLGRDKYKTLRQIRQGNTKQRIDEFESM encoded by the exons ATCAGTGTGCGTGTTACCACCATGGATGCTGAGCTGGAGTTTGCCATCCAGCCCAACACCACAGGGAAGCAACTCTTTGATCAG GTTGTCAAGACAATTGGTTTGCGAGAGGTCTGGTTTTTTGGACTTCAGTATCAAGACACCAAGGGTTTCTCAACATGGCTAAAATTGAACAAAAAG GTAACAGCACAGGATGTACGTAAAGAAAGCCCCCTGCTTTTCAAATTCCGTGCCAAGTTCTACCCAGAAGATGTGGCAGAAGAGCTGATCCAGGACATCACACAGCGCCTCTTCTTCCTCCAAGTGAAGGAGGCAATTCTGAACGATGACATTTACTGTCCCCCAGAAACAGCTGTCCTTCTGGCTTCTTATGCCGTCCAGTCCAAATACGGAGACTTCAACAAAGATGTGCACAAGTCTGGCTACCTTGCTAGTGATAAACTGCTCCCACAAAG GGTTTTGGAGCAGCACAAGCTTAACAAGGACCAGTGGGAGGAGAGGATCCAGGTGTGGCATGAGGAGCATCGAGGAATGATTAG AGAAGATGCTGTCTTGGAGTATCTGAAAATTGCACAGGATCTGGAAATGTACGGTGTGAACTACTTCAGCATTAAGAACAAGAaaggctctgagctctggctagGTGTAGATGCTCTTGGACTCAACATTTATGAGCAGAATGATAG GCTAACACCGAAAATTGGATTCCCCTGGAGTGAGATCAGAAATATCTCATTCAATGACAAGAAATTTGTTATTAAGCCTATTGACAAGAAAGCACCA GACTTTGTGTTCTATGCCCCTCGGTTACGGATCAACAAACGAATCCTGGCCCTCTGCATGGGCAACCACGAGCTCTACATGCGCCGACGTAAACCAGACACCATTGAGGTGCAGCAGATGAAGGCACAGGCTCGGGAAGAGAAACACCAGAAACAGATGGAGAG AGCCCTGCTGGAGAATGAGAAGAAGAAGAGGGAGTTggcagagaaggagaaggagaagattGAGCGTGAGAAGGAGGAGCTGATGGAGAGACTCAAGCAAATTGAGGAGCAAACCAAGAAAGCTCAGCAAG AATTGGAAGAACAGACCCGCAGAGCTCTGGAGCTGGAACAGGAGAGAAAACGAGCTCAGGAGGAAGCAGAGAAACTGGCTAAGGAACGTAGAGAAGCAGAAGAGGCCAAGGAGGCCCtattgagagcatcccatgatCAACAAAAGACCCAGGAACAGTTG gctgctgaGATGGCAGAACTCACAGCTCGGATcacacagctggagctggccaGGCAGAAGAAGGAGAGCGAGGCACAGGAGTGGCAGTATAAG GCACAGAGGGTGCAGGAGGACCTAGAGAAGACCAAAGAGGAGCTGAAGACTGCCATGAGCACCCCTCATGTCACTGAGCCCATGCACGCTGAGAACGAGCACGATGACGAGCAGGATGAGAATGCAGCAGAAGCCAGCGCTGAGCTACGGTCAGAGGCCACCATCAAGGACCGCAGTGAGGAGGAGCGCACCACTGAGGCAGAGAAGAATGAGAGGGTCCAGAAACACTTGAAG GCTCTTTCCTCGGAGCTGGCAAACGCTCGGGATGAAACCAAGAAGACAGCCAACGACATGATCCATGCTGAGAACATGCGCTTGGGCCGAGACAAGTACAAGACCCTGCGCCAGATCCGGCAGGGGAACACCAAGCAGCGCATTGACGAGTTCGAGTCCATGTAA